The sequence below is a genomic window from Sphingomonas crusticola.
ATACCAGCACGCTCATTGTGCGATCCCCATATCCTTGAGCTTGCCGACCAGCGCATCGACGTTGTCGAGCTTGACGCCCGCCTGACGCTTGGAAGGCTCGACCACCTTAAGCGTGGTCAGGCGAGGCGCGATGTCGACGCCATAATCCTCAGGCGTCTTCTGTGCCATCGGCTTCGTCTTGGCCTTCATGATATTGGGCAGGCTCGCATAACGCGGCTCGTTGAGACGCAGGTCGGTCGTCACGATCGCGGGCATCGCCAGGCTGACCGTCTCCAGCCCGCCGTCGACTTCGCGCGTCACCTCGACCCGGTCGCCGCTGACTTCGACCTTGGAGGCGAACGTGCCCTGCGGCCGCCCGCTCAGCGCCGCCAGCATCTGTCCCGTCTGGTTGCAATCGTCGTCGATCGCCTGCTTGCCCAGCATGACGATGCCGGGCTGCTCTTCGTCCATTACCGCCTTCAGCAGCTTGGCGACCCCCAGCGGCTCGACCTCGGCGTCGGTCATGATCAAAATGGCGCGGTCAGCACCCATTGCCAGTGCGGTCCGCAGCGTGTCCTGCGCCTTTTGCGGCCCGACGGAGACGGCCACGACCTCGGTCGCGGCGCCCTTCTCGCGCAGTCTGATCGCCTCTTCCACCGCGATCTCGTCGAACGGGTTCATCGACATCTTGACGTTGGCGAGATCGACGCCGCTGCCGTCCATCTTGACGCGCGGCTTCACGTTATAGTCGATCACCCGCTTGACGGGGACGAGGACCTTCACATCTTTTCTCCACAGCCAGTGCGGGTCAACGCCCGCCGGTCAGCACGGGTCCGTTAGCAGCAGCTTGACGTATAGGTAAAGCTGCTACACGTCTTTCATCGATCACCTACCCCGCTCATCCTGAGTAGCCACCTGAGTCTATCGAAGTGGCGTATCGAAGGACGCTGCTTCGATACGAGCCTTCGCTACGGCGCCCAAGCGCCTACTCAGTCTCTACGCAGCATGAGCGGAAGGAGGATTGGCCTCAGGCGGCCTGCTTCACCTGCGCCACGATCTTCTTCGCCGCGTCGCCCAGATCGTCCGCCGCCACGATCGGCAGGCCCGAATTGGCCAGGATTTCCTTGCCCTGCTGGACGTTGGTGCCTTCCAACCGGACAACCAGCGGCACCGACAGATTCACTTCCTTGGCGGCGGCGACAATGCCCTCGGCGATGATGTCGCAGCGCATGATCCCGCCGAAGATGTTGACGAGGATGCCCTTCACCGCCGGGTCGGACAGGATCAGCTTGAATGCCGCCGTCACCTTCTCCTTGGAAGCGCCGCCGCCGACGTCGAGGAAGTTTGCGGGGAAGGCGCCGTTGAGCTTGATGATGTCCATCGTCGCCATGGCGAGGCCGGCGCCGTTCACCATGCAGCCGATATTACCGTCCAGCTTGATGTAGGCGAGGTCGTACTTGGATGCCTCGACTTCGGCCGGATCCTCTTCGGTCTCATCGCGCAGCGCGAGGATGTCGGGGTGACGATACAGGCTATTCGAATCGAACGAGACCTTGGCGTCGAGCACGAGCAATTTGCCGTCGGTGGTCTCGACCAGCGGGTTCACCTCCAGCATCGCCATGTCGGTGCTGACGAAGGCGTCGTAGAGCTGGCCGGCCAGCTTGACCGCCTGCTTGTTGAGATCGCCCTTGAGCTTGAGCGCGAACGCAACGGCGCGGCCATGATGCGGCTGGAAGCCCTCGGCCGGGTCGATGATGATCGTGCGGATCTTCTCGGGCGTCTCATGCGCAACCGTCTCGATGTCCATGCCGCCTTCGGTCGATACGACCAGCGCGATACGGCCGGTCGAACGATCGACCAGCATCGAGAGATAATATTCCTTCGCGATGTCGGCGCCGTCGGTGATGTAGAGGCGGTTGACCTGCTTGCCGGCATCGCCGGTCTGGATCGTCACCAAAGTATTGCCGAGCATGTCGGTCGCGTTGGCCCGTACCTCGTCCAGCGTCTTGGACAGGCGCACGCCGCCCTTGGCGTCCGCGCCCAATTCCTTGAACTTGCCCTTGCCGCGTCCGCCGGCATGGATCTGCGCCTTAACGACATAAAGCGGCCCAGGGAGCTTGCCGGCGGCCGCGACCGCCTCGTCGACGCTCATCGCGGCGAAGCCCAAGGGGATGGCGACGCCGAACTTCGCAAGCAGTTCCTTGGCCTGATATTCGTGGATGTTCATGGGTGGGCGATTCCTGTGCGGACTCGGGGGAGAGGAATGCGGCGTCCTCTACACAGCGAAGTCCGCAAGGCAAAGGCTCAGCCGGCGATAGTACAGCCAATGGCAGCCTTGGTGGTGACGCTGACGACCTCCGGATCGCCGATCGAGGCCACCCGCTTCAGAATGTGCTTGGCGCTCAGCTTCTCGCCGGGCTTGCGCCCGTTGGTCAGTGCCTTGAGTTCCTTGAGCTGTTCGATCGACAGCCGGTCTGCCATCCGCTCCGCCATGCAGCCGGCGACGCGGGGCGCGACGCCCGCATTCACCAGCGCCGCTTTGACGCGCTGCTCGGGCGTGGCCATGCAGCCGGCCAGGGCGAGCAGGGGCAGCAGGATCAGCACGCGCTTCATGTTCGTCTCCCGGAATGGCGGCGCTAGACGCTTTGCCGCCTGACGGATGGATGAACGGCAGCAAGGCTCCTATATGGGGATCGTGTCGATCCTCGCTGGCC
It includes:
- a CDS encoding electron transfer flavoprotein subunit beta/FixA family protein is translated as MKVLVPVKRVIDYNVKPRVKMDGSGVDLANVKMSMNPFDEIAVEEAIRLREKGAATEVVAVSVGPQKAQDTLRTALAMGADRAILIMTDAEVEPLGVAKLLKAVMDEEQPGIVMLGKQAIDDDCNQTGQMLAALSGRPQGTFASKVEVSGDRVEVTREVDGGLETVSLAMPAIVTTDLRLNEPRYASLPNIMKAKTKPMAQKTPEDYGVDIAPRLTTLKVVEPSKRQAGVKLDNVDALVGKLKDMGIAQ
- the sucC gene encoding ADP-forming succinate--CoA ligase subunit beta, with the protein product MNIHEYQAKELLAKFGVAIPLGFAAMSVDEAVAAAGKLPGPLYVVKAQIHAGGRGKGKFKELGADAKGGVRLSKTLDEVRANATDMLGNTLVTIQTGDAGKQVNRLYITDGADIAKEYYLSMLVDRSTGRIALVVSTEGGMDIETVAHETPEKIRTIIIDPAEGFQPHHGRAVAFALKLKGDLNKQAVKLAGQLYDAFVSTDMAMLEVNPLVETTDGKLLVLDAKVSFDSNSLYRHPDILALRDETEEDPAEVEASKYDLAYIKLDGNIGCMVNGAGLAMATMDIIKLNGAFPANFLDVGGGASKEKVTAAFKLILSDPAVKGILVNIFGGIMRCDIIAEGIVAAAKEVNLSVPLVVRLEGTNVQQGKEILANSGLPIVAADDLGDAAKKIVAQVKQAA